Below is a window of Drosophila nasuta strain 15112-1781.00 chromosome X, ASM2355853v1, whole genome shotgun sequence DNA.
CCTGCTACAAAATCGATAAATAGCGAGTAATGTGGGTAATATCAGCCTAGtttttcagtgttttttttttttgcgagtATTATGTacttagtttttcttttgctgggCGAGAGTTCGTGTTGCCAGCACGTTTTTAGAGTTTTGGGCCTGGCCAGGCCGGTCCGAAGGTCATGCTCGGAAGTCCCGTcggcaacaacagaaaaacagaaaaaaaatagaaaaaaaaaaattgtagtcATTGGATTTTAGCCAAAGTCAATGCTGCGCCTGGGCCTGGGTCATATAATGTTTTGCGCTTACCGGGCACAcacaaataatttgcatttcgGGCCTGCTTTTtcctattttcattttgagttctctgtttgtatttgtgttgcgTGACCATCGTTCGCCACGTGAGTTTGAGGTGGCATATGGCTAACCCTGAGCTCCCTATTTTTTTCCTacttttttctacttttttttctccttttttgtCGCCCCCAGCTTTGGTAATCTTTGCTTTCAGGTCACGTTTTACACGTTTCCTCCTCACcctcaaaaaacaaaaaaaaaaaaatgaacagcacacaaaaatcccctccaaaaaaaaaaaggaaaaaaggaaaataaaacactttacgcagttattatatttttatgtgtatGCAGCATATgctatataatatttattttcctcCTTTTTTTTGCGGTCATTTTAACTACTTAGTCTAATTAGTTTGATTTGCTTTGTTGGACTGTGTAATTCAAATGTTTGATACACCcatttactgttgttgttcacTTGACACACGTCTCAGATGTGGCTTGAGTTCACAGTTTATGTTGCTgtttctagttgttgttgtgctgggTTGTTGGGTGTCATGAACTTTGACCCCATTACTTGAAGTCCGCTTTTGTTATAGTCGaaagttgtgttgtgttccTGGATGTGGTTGCGGCTCTGTTTACAGTTACCCATTGTTTTCCATTCAAATGCCACAATTACAATGGCTAAAACGAGAGTTGGGGGAATTCCCCAAACTTCAAGATCGACGCTTTCAACAACTTGCGAAATACCCTATTCAAAAAGCATTGTGCAAAATCCAGCTTGTAAAGATCAAAtatatgcaattttttcaTGATTTTTGGGTGTATCATGCACATATTTAGCTCGACGAAAGCATACCCTGTGCTTCAATGGAAGTTGCTCGAAATAAAGACATTTCATTTGAGAATACTACAGGGTAATATGTGGGGCATAGTTAacttttattgtaatttattttgatattgtcattaatttctgtatttttcttAGACCTATCgtattattgatattatttcTTCGGTTAAGTTACAAGGTATTGCAATTTAGAGGATATAAATTTGTCGTATTTCGTTTATTgatattgtaattattttccTGCCTTTTGCTTGAGTTCATAAGAGTTCAGCCATTATTTTATTCTCTTAACTCAACTGCATCATATtctttatgttatttttatgcCAGTTTCATTGAAGaagttacagggtattttttggagtatatatatatatagcgaacgtattttgtttattgataGCGTCATTAGATTGTGCTTTTATAAGCATTTTTCACATTACATATATGATATTATATTAGCTATTTAACTCGACTGCTGCATACCCCGTAAATTAGTAGACCTGTGGGCATTATTGGCTTGTCATTTGGGcatattacagggtataccATGGAGTACATATAGCCATCATAATTCGTCAATTGTTAGTGTGCTTTTTTCCTTCTTATGATCAAAATTGGGCCATTGTCTAAGGCATTTAACACGACTACAACATACCTTGTATTTTAGTGGATATGCTGGAATTATTGGCATTCCATTCAAGtatattacagggtattgtATGGGAATATGTAGTAATCATATTTAGACAATCGAATGAACCTTTTGTTCACATTCTTAACATCAAAGATGTGCCATTATTTCAGACATTTAACACGACTACAGCATACCCAGTGATTTAGTGCTCGatataattttacaaaatttacagggtattgtattggatatactatatatgtataagatGGAGTATTGTGCTCGTATTTCGTTTATTGATATTGtgtttctcctttttttttttggtgctttttgtttgcattgtcGCAGTGCGCACACAATTGTGAATTGATTGTTGccctgtatgtgtgtatgtgtgtgtgtgtgtatgtgtgtttgtggcacgtgtgtggcatgcggcaACGCGAACTTGTCGCAGTATTTCGAAcgaataaattgaaaagacaaccccaaaaaaaacaagaaagagagaaagaaaactctgtaaataaataaagcaattaataatgcacacacacacacacacacataaacatacaataactgtatgtgtgtttgtgttggtgTTAATCAATACGTAACTGTGAAATATGATTTTAGTATCCccaaagcaacaaatttttgaCTGGACTTGCCTTAAAGTAGCAGCACTAGCTGAAAGCTAGCTGTGAACAACATTCAAATTGTGATTATTAGTCAAATTTTAGTGTAAcaaataatgcaattaatctaaagaaaaatctaaaaaataaacaaaaacaaaaaaaaaaagcaatcagcaaagaaaaatgttaTCAACTTAAAGCTTAAAGCCAAAGTCGTGTCCTTCAAGTTGAATCCTTCTGCTCAAAGATGTCCATGGTATGCAGTCTCAATAGCGATGGCAGCAGCCAGGCAGCAGCCAATGCAACGCCCAATTCAACCAATGCAACTgccactgcaactgcaactgcaacagccaCTGCCCCACACTCGAGTGCTGCAACAGATTAtacgcaacagcagcagcagcagcagctgcaactgcaacaaagcATCGTGGATGCCCCAAATGCCAGCACCCCGCTGCTCCTCGGCCATGTGGAGTCCATGCccctgcctctgcctctgaccctgccgctgccgctgccgctgcccgATGTGAATGCCACAAGCGGTGCACACAACAACTATCCGACCAACAATGCAGCTGAAGCGCCATCGGCATCCGTTGCCGCCGCAGGGGCATCGACTGTTGCCACAAACGCCGCTGCTGCCACAGAGACCATGTTGAGCCTGAACAATGGCACATTGGCATTGCCAGGTGGTCTGAATTTTGTCATGGGCGCCACGGTGACCAACAATGCGGCATTGGTTGGCGCCGTTGGCGGCGTCGCTGCCACATCGACGACGCACGCGAATGCCAacgatagcaacaacaacatggacAATGCGAGCGACGACTCCAACCCGGTGACAATATACAGGTAACGACGGCTTGAGGCGCAGGCCACGCTCAGCGATACACTCcgattaatcgattaattatCGAGTAATATTTTCAACTGATTTTGTAGCTTGTTTGCAGCAAACGTTACCacatattatatgtacatatattaatgaattattttgGTGTTATCAATATAAATGAAGTTATCGGTAACTTATAGAGTTATCGAACTGATTGCGACAGTGCTAACGTAAAGTAGAGCATGTATTGAGTGAAGGTAATCGTTAGCTTATATGATTACTGaataattttaacattatCGAAAACATACATtgctgttatcgataactcATAAAATTACATGAAATAGCCATAGTATTTAGTGCCAATGTTTACCGCAAACAGACTATTGagtaatttaaatgttatcgatatccgagcatttgcattttgttatcgataacttatTGATTTATCTCACTGATTGTGACATAGTTTATGAAAGAAGTTTTCATAATTAGTAccagttttttttaaatacgtatcgatatgttatcgataacacatCATTATTACTGTTTATCGGACCCAAATGCAAGGAAAGCTATAAACCATCCTTAATGGTTATTATCTTCAGAACGAAATAGTTAAAGTTCcacacacatttttgtaataaaaccTAATTCAAAACTATCGATGTGATTATCGATTAATTTTTGTCGATAGTAATATAAATGATTAATTTCTATACAACCCAATTTCGTATTTACTACTCTAATGTCTTGTTCTTTACCCATTTATTACATAATCTAATAATATAGTGGTTATATCTGTAGTAATCTGGTGAAATCGATTTATTTTACAGGTGCCGGGCTCCGATAGCGTCACTCGACTGCATGGAGGAGTTCAGTGGTACGGGCGGTCATCTTGATTTCGGTATCGAATTTCTCACTATTATATAACCTTAtcattttttgttcttttagTTAATACTCTTCGATTGCTTGGcttgttttctatatatacatactatatatattccaTAGCTTTTTCTATAATCACATAAAGCatacaaagcaaacaaaaacaaacatacaaaacTATGCTATACAACGAACTCGACACATTCCTCATACGACTTTCTCGACTCACCTCAAATGAAATTTCCAATGAAAAAAGTAACACAATCTCCCGATTTGGAAATTCGTCAACTAAGAACATCCAATGACAATTCTCCTGCATGTTTTTGATAACCAATTGCATGCttattggttttatttaagaattcaattttattgagaATTTAGTTTTGATTCAAACATTCCAAAgtttcaaaagtattttaaatgaatttcactAAGAAGAaagttcaaatttaaatggtaatttttaaatttcttttatttagttgttggTAAACTTGTAGCTTAAAATGTTTACCGCAGTtgttttgttcatttattattttgatttcgttgtttgctgtttattgCACGTTTTTCTGACCGGaatacaaaaaccaaaaagactACAAAGTTCTTGGTCATGGAAATCGTTAACAACAGAACTGAATAATTGTTTCCCGATTGCATGCTTACCgaaaatccaaacaaaatcgaaaaaaaaacaatatacaatatatggAATGAAAAATCCAACCCAACCCTGACGCTACTGATATCAATATGTTGGACTGTCGTTGTTTGCCCGCCAACCGTCACCGTTACCGTTACCGTTACTGTTCCCGTTACCGCCTGCAGGCCGCTCGATAAGCCTCGGCTCCAATCCGGCGCTGCCGCTGCGGCACGGCTCGACACCGACACCGGGACTGAGGTACAAGAATCTCGGCAAGAGCGGTCTGCGCATATCGAATGTGGGCCTCGGCACCTGGCCGGTTTTCTCGCCGGGCGTTAGCGATGATCAGGCCGAGGCCATACTCAAGCTGGCCATCGATAGCGGCATCAATCTCTTTGACATCTCTGAGGCGCATTCCGAGACGGAGATTGGCAAAATACTGCAGCGCACCGGATGGAAGCGCACCACCTATGTGATCACCACGAAGGTTTACTGGAGCACCAAGTGAGCACaaatctatctatatataatattatatagatGACAAAGATTATCTATTTCTTCATACTCAGATCAGAGGAGCGCGGTCTTTCACGCAAACACATCATCGAGTGCGTGCGAGCTAGTTTGCAGCGTCTGCAGTTGAACTACATCGATATTGTGATCATCCATAAGGCGGATCCCATGTGTCCCATGGAAGGTGTGTAGACTTTAATTCTGAATATGTATTTCTATGTCTATAAACATAAAGAAAGGGAATTCCAACATTATAAGAAACAGGAAccaaatacattttgtttttaaaagtTCTTAAAGCAAGATGTGCAATCTTCTTTtcaatctaaaataaaactagcttgaatcaagattttaatccgaaaataatatgtttttaatcttaaaatgcaaatttagcatAAACATCTGAATTAGAGATTGTTTCaacctaaaaatcttatttcaagattattctttttaagatcgaaaaaatcttaaatcaatatttttttcattttcagtttttttttatctgtgTATGAAACTAATACCGAGCGTTGAGAGTTCACAAATCTGTATAACATATAAAACAACTACGTAAAACacatttagttattttatatatttaaacaaaattcgaaattcggttaaaaatatattgcggaaaaaaatataaatacaattatcctaaatataatagattttttgtaataattaaaatagtatCTTACTTAAatcgtatatatattatattagctTAGTTCTATGATATAGACTAAGACAtgaaaatattcatatatctgagtatttaaaataatacgataaataaaattaatacaatattCTGGCAAAATTTCAAGTAGTTCATTATCTGAAGTGAATGAAATATAAGcccaaacattttttttttgtcttaaGTAAAGATTAATCTTATAGCTTATGATTggcactttaattagagctaagaatgatCTTCAAACTATGTTTctgttttaagataattgcaaaaatgcaCGAGTTCGTAAGCAAAccaataaatgaatgaatttatatatttgatcataaaatagaaaaagttcTTAAGATCAATCTAAACCTTAAATATAGTGGTATAAGAATAACCCTTACTTATTTGAAAAACTGTTCAGTttatgtaataatatatagtTATATACGAATGATGAAgaataattacaatataatataacaataaaaaaacataatttggATAATTCTCTGGCAAAGTTTCGCGTGCGAAATCATATaaagtaaaagaaatatatgccaacataaaaagaaacatttcTTGAGAGTCGTGTATCCTTAATATAAAATGATGTGTTATATCTTGTATTTTATGTTTCACATCTTTTTTCATATCTCTCCGCAGAAGTGGTGCGCGCCATGAGCTACGTTATCCAACAGGGCTGGGCCATGTACTGGGGGACTGCGAGATGGTCGCAGGTTGAGATCATGGAGGCGTACACCAATTGTAGGCAGTTCAACTGCATTACACCGATCGTGGAGCAGTCGGAGTATCACATGTTCTGCCGCGAGAAGTGCGAGCTGTATTTGCCGGAGATGTACAACAAGATTGGCGTTGGATTGATGGCCTGGGGACCACTCTCGATGGCCCTGAGCGATACACAGAATGGGGACAAGCTCTTTCTGCCCAAAGGATCGTTCAAAACGAAGAGCTTCTCCTGGACCGAGGACGAGATCAATCGCAATGTAAgctaacaaattgtattatcaaatttggtatttcatgAACATGTGTgactttttggcttttgtggcAGGCTGCTTTGTCGCCGCAGGGCAGCTGGGGCAAGGATCGGATTGAGGAGGGACGACGGCATTGTGATCGCTTGCGTGATCTGGCTGCGCTGGCCGAGAAGCTTGGCTGCAGCCCCACACAGCTGAGCATTGCCTGGTCGCTGAAGCATGAGCCCGTTCAGTGCCTTCTGCTGGGCGCCACATCGGCGGAGCAACTGCATCAGAGTCTACAATCGCTGCAGGTAGCCTATGAATACTATTCTATATAGAATACAGTCTAGTGTCGATAATTGCCAATTCAAATACTAATATGTTTAggttcatttttatttctacgtaagctaaactttttttttgcgtttaaGTGcacttaaaatacaaaaaaaaccaacccaacaatatatttattaaattgtaaagttTACATGTAACATTTTGTGCGTTTAACTGCCAAATTCTTTGATTTGCAGTTAGGAGCAATGCATTTAACTGCAATGCATAGGTGTCACCGTTAGGCTACTCTACCTTTAACTGAAAACTTTTCATATGAAACTAATAGTTGTTCGACTCAAGAAGTATACAAAAATCCCAAATATGCACTTATAAGTAATGTGATTAACTGCAATGCTGCATTTAAATGATAAGTAGGTTGACTAGTGTTGCTTTTTAAAGCAGTTTTTATTACACTGCAAATTCACGATTAAAAGCAATAAGCAATAATCTTTAATGTGCCATTATGAGTAATGCGTTTAAGTGCAACTTTTTCAAATCGTAACGAAAAATTCAAGAAACTTAATGTTCTATGTTGCTAGAAAAGTATCGAAAGCAGTTACaaattttcgatttaaaaATGAGTTAATAATCCAATATATGCAGTTATGAgtaatgcatttaaatgcaaatttttcaaatcgtaacgaaataaatttaatgtaatatgtTGCTAAGTAAAAAAGTATCACTAGCAGTTacaaattttcgattttaaaatgAGGCAGTTATGAGTAATGCGTTAAAGTGCATTTTCTTGAAATCTTAACGAAAAATGAACGGAGCtatgcaataaatttgcttATTGAGAAATGTATTTGTTATGCTATTAAACTGCAATTTATCCATTTAAAAATGGTACTATAATCTGAAATATGCAGTTATGAGCAATGCGTCTAAGTGCAATTTTTACAActctaaacaaaaatatgaaataagcTTTGCAGTAAATTTGCTCactcgttattattattatttgacagcaaatttttgaattcaatatGATGCACTAATCTAAAATGTGCAGTTATGAGCAAGGCAGTTAAGTAATAAGATGCAAAAACCTAAATCAATTTTACTGAACATTACTGTTGTTatcaaaatttgttgcaattcTCGACATTATCGACTGTATATTAAGAGTAATAATTAATGCGCAATCAATTTTTGATTAGCTTTTGCCGCGACTATCGTCGAGCGTGATGCTGGAGCTGGAGCGGATCTTAGAGAATAAACCAGTGCGTCCGCCAATGATATCGACGCTGGCGCTTCGGTGACAATCAGCCTGCCCGCAGGGTCCGCTTAGCCTGAGTGGCGGCGGACCCTGCGGCGCCGATTCGCCGAAGCACGAGGAGGAGGCGTTCATTGAGGAGGCGGATGCCAAGGAGGCGGCCAAGCAGGGTTTCTGTGTTATTCAGTGACGAAAGGAGTCCTTagataatgataataaatttttgaaagtGATTAGCAGTAAAACTAGCCTAAGTAGCAATActatgacaacaacaataagcaaGCATGaggtgcagcagcagcagcagcagcagcagtcacagttgccacagcagcaacatgctatgataacagcaacaacagcagcaacaacaacagcagcagcatcaacagtgacagcaacaacaaacactgagcaacagcagctacaatTCGATACGCTTAACAACAATGACATtgccacagtcacagtcaccgCCATTGCCACCGCCCAAGATGCCCCAGACACTgcccacaacaacacaacaaccggaacagcagcaaccacaaagGTGCTCAAGCGACGCTCGCTGCTCAACTTCAAGTCCTTTGACTTTCACATCAAGTCCTTATACAGCGGCCTGCGTGCCACAAGTGGCCACAAATCTGCCTCGGCCTCGGCCTCTGcctcgcaatcgcaatcgcgaTCCTCATCCCTCGACGTAGGTGGCGCATCAGCAGGAGGAGGTGCAACAACATCGCGTGGTGGCATAGTCGCACGTCGCATACCGCCGCATTTGCGCATCGAAGGCGTCGACAACGATCCCGATCCCGATCCGGATCCGGAGAGAATGAATCTGCTGCTCGACTACACACAATCGCCATTCACGCCGCGTCGCAACTCCAGCACTCAACTGTTGCCCAACACTCGTGACTCTTGCTCGCAGCTCTCGCCGTACTTTCTCTCGCCACACATGGCGTTGGTTGGCGGTGGTGGCACGGCCATGGGTGGGGCAGGTGGCAGCAGTGTGGCAGCAACGCCTGGCGATGCGGCTGCCGGCATTCGACGCTCCTCCACATCGGACATTGTGGCATGCCGCAGACGCGGCTCCACAGCGAGTGCGGCGAGCAACAGCCGCCGGCCAAGCACTTCGGATCTGTTGAGGCGGGCGCGTGAGAGGCGTGGCAGTGAGGCGCGCATGGGACGCAGCGTGTCGCACAGCACAATGCGAAGCATGTCTGgcggaggaggtggaggaggaggcggtggTATGGGTGGTGGTTGCATGGGTGGCAGACGCACTAGCATGGCGTTCTAATCTGACACAGCTGACACACAAAATGGCGCTTatgaatacatacatttttaactACACTATGTAgaaaactaacaacaacaagaacaacaacaagaacaagacaacaactgaaaacaacaacagtgagTAAGAAAAGTTTCCTTAccacacaaaagaaaacatttcgTAACCTCACATTCTTTCGCTCGCTCGCTGACTCTAACCATCTCTTTCTCGCTAACGCATCACAAGGCCAGACGCTAGTCTATTGTTCTATCGCTCTATCCTCTATCCCTCTTTTTCGCTGTCTCCCTACCATTTTTGATGACAATATTAGATCCTAACTattcaatacaattttgattttgactTGTTTCAAATGCGCTTTCGCTGAATATGctttcaacacacacacaaacacacacacacacacatgcacgaTTACCAAAAAACTTAATGAAAAGCGACAAAAAAAGACgagaaattatattaaaaacataaaacttaTGTGAATGCTCATATCAACTTaaaccaaaagcaaatacaacaagcaaagaaaacataaagaaaaaaaatttgaaacgaagcttttttattaaattagctaaatataattgataaatataaagaaattaatattaagcTTGGAGGGCGAACAGCGACaagaacaaacaacaacaacaaccaaaaacaaattcatcaaataacaacaattttagCTAATGAACAATGAACAATTTGAATCAAATCTTATATAGGACATACAACATTATTATGTagttaaaaatcaatttgaacttaacaagcaaaaacaaaaaaaaagaaaaaaaaagaaatcaagaatgttttttttttttctaagaAACAAATGCCTtttattaacaacaacaacaacaacaacaaaaagaagatgaacgagaagaagaaataaagtttatatattttaaatacatgcgtaataaaaagtaataataataataatatgaaattggattgttaaacataaaatgcagcaatttacatatatgcaaaaatcgaaagaaaacaaaaatattataatgaaTACATAattgcctcacacacacacacacacacatcgctcaaaacacacacatacaattttGTTAAGAGATTTTGTCAGTCAGCCTTGAGACATACTTATGCatatataatgataatgatattAATTAGACACAAActacgtatatacatatgtatgttagttACGAAATATGTGCTAAAGTATTTGGTATGgttgtatgttatgtatacaacacacacacacacacatacatacatgtattgcatatatggtatgtatatGATTTATCATTCAAGTACATAAAGTCTTTTCACATACGGACTGTGATTTCAcgtaaagtaaaatatacatataaacaaatatatatacatatatatttaaaaataattacaattaaattacaattaaaatgaataacgagcataaaatgtaatgtaaaacatttagttaaaaaaaaaaaacaaaacaaaacaaactgaGCGAGTTggcaatataatatattgatatacatatgaTTCAGCCGATGTACATAGgaacatatatattatatgtatatcgtATACAACTAACTGAGCTCCAACATTTTGTGTAGACCAGAAAGAGTGCACGCCacattgattgattgattgattgattgattgattgatggtCACTTATGTATTCACAATTAAaatgcgtttgcgtttgccttaaaaaaccgaaaaacagaaagaaacaTATAACATAATGTACTACTTACATAAATACTTAAACACTTGCATATGTATAACAGTTTAACCGTTATTGCAGTACGTATAACAGTATAACAGAGTTGATTCATGCAAAGTAGCTAAATCAGGCCGGTTTCCTCAATCTTCAGTTACGATTGAGCTGTTGCCTGATTCTCTCGCTATCGCTCACTCGCTCACTCGCTCACTCtatctcttctctctcttttgtcGAAACTATTGCTGTCTCTCCGCTATTTCTTCCGCCTCATACTTCATCTAGTACTTTCCATAATGCTAACTGGTGCTTGAGAAATCGTGCCTACAATAGAAAATAGAATGCACGTCGCatttgcaaaacaacaacatcatcataaTTGGTGATTGAAATTagttacaaacaaaaacacacgcaGAGAatgatacatttttttattcgaaaacaaattaccttaagaataacatttgcattttttttgtagttaatCCGTCCTCGTTAACGGCCAACACAGTTAGGAAGTGCGTTCGCCACAAATAGTCGAGAATTCTCGACTCAATTCTCAACTCCCTTTCCCcccaataataaaataaaaataaaataaaaaaaatcaagcaaTTTTGATCATCccaatcagcagcagcttcaaaGTTCGTAGTATGGcgtaatataaaaataaatattgataaaccgcaagaaataattataaaatataacaaaatacacataaacacacacacacatacacacacacacgtagtgcattcaaatatattatgattataaattatatacaaaaataagaaaaaccaTATACTATAATAGATTAAATacacaacattttattaaagacAATTTAGTGAAGCTaagcgaaataaaataataacaattgcaattagACTGGCGATGGGATAGACGGAAATAGCTTTATGGactcaacaaaaaacaaagaacaaaagaaaagTATATAATTAAGCCGATCAATACAAacataatatacaaaatatggaGCCTGATACGTCTATTTctgcaacaaaaataaaaaacaaaacaacaacaacaacgaggccCGTTCCGAAAAACACTTTCgctgcaatttcaattgcaaacaaCTGGTCTGAAGCTagctaaaataaaagaagaaacaaaaatataccctGTACCcctaagaagaaaaaaaaaacttaatccTACTGACTGTAACAACTTATGGTTTAtgtgattctgattctgattctgactTTCGATGCTGAACTAGAGCTATGTATAATATTGTTATACTATTTTAACTGTTAGTCCACCCAACCCAAATTTTTAGTCCATTACAGGGTACAGGGTATACGTTATATAGGATAGATATTGTATGTTGATAATGGATTGATGCCAATGGAAAGCAATAACAAGCGATAGCAAGTGTCGGTGAAAAGTTCAACTAATTAGTAAAAAGATTAAGCAAtaataacgaaaaaaaaaaacaaagaaaaacaaacaaccaTACAAATCAACACAGATCTAATTAGCAAGTGCAttgtaaatgttattttttgtcagttgttattattattattattattattaacctGTAGCtagtataattattataataaaataacaaaggaaatcaaatgaaaaacgtTTATAACAAATGCCAATTGTAGCATGTTCaagcaaagaaacaaaaagtattaaacagaaacaacaaatggcagaaaaacattacaaataatataacaaattactTAATAATTAATACGAATAACAAAAGAAAGCGCTAGTGAATAATCTAGTCAACAAATTTTACTTTACACAACAGaatgttaaaatattcaagcataacaataaataaataaataattaggTATAACAATGAAAAGCATACATCAattatataatgtatattacaaaaaaaaaaccaaaaa
It encodes the following:
- the LOC132795401 gene encoding uncharacterized protein LOC132795401 isoform X1; protein product: MLKNLIQSTHPQQQQQQLQVLPTTSTTTTTSPTITTTTTTTTISSTTKPTDTSRDSKTSQTDEEKQRDRQRNEREAKKEEQDAINYKRDKEQREARLLDFEIRRQQKREEQNQQRQQQQQLHQHHQQQQQQQQQQQQQQQQQQQQQQQQQQQEKSPPTTSQQHQQRQQLQLQQSVAGLHHQQQQQQQQQRVHTPDTPKLQTPPDRSLPPAFRSRSIEREIHYERKRFSVQESAEFKEALSTTPSPSQTQTQTQTQTQTGNFNGTPPSSSAAAGYTATLAGPPATAAAATAAIIPILPLGVATLRDDSTESEQSVTCAQTQSDAYHRIMCRAPIASLDCMEEFSGTGGHLDFGRSISLGSNPALPLRHGSTPTPGLRYKNLGKSGLRISNVGLGTWPVFSPGVSDDQAEAILKLAIDSGINLFDISEAHSETEIGKILQRTGWKRTTYVITTKVYWSTKSEERGLSRKHIIECVRASLQRLQLNYIDIVIIHKADPMCPMEEVVRAMSYVIQQGWAMYWGTARWSQVEIMEAYTNCRQFNCITPIVEQSEYHMFCREKCELYLPEMYNKIGVGLMAWGPLSMALSDTQNGDKLFLPKGSFKTKSFSWTEDEINRNAALSPQGSWGKDRIEEGRRHCDRLRDLAALAEKLGCSPTQLSIAWSLKHEPVQCLLLGATSAEQLHQSLQSLQLLPRLSSSVMLELERILENKPVRPPMISTLALR
- the LOC132795402 gene encoding neuronal PAS domain-containing protein 3-like, with protein sequence MTTTISKHEVQQQQQQQQSQLPQQQHAMITATTAATTTAAASTVTATTNTEQQQLQFDTLNNNDIATVTVTAIATAQDAPDTAHNNTTTGTAATTKVLKRRSLLNFKSFDFHIKSLYSGLRATSGHKSASASASASQSQSRSSSLDVGGASAGGGATTSRGGIVARRIPPHLRIEGVDNDPDPDPDPERMNLLLDYTQSPFTPRRNSSTQLLPNTRDSCSQLSPYFLSPHMALVGGGGTAMGGAGGSSVAATPGDAAAGIRRSSTSDIVACRRRGSTASAASNSRRPSTSDLLRRARERRGSEARMGRSVSHSTMRSMSGGGGGGGGGGMGGGCMGGRRTSMAF